Proteins encoded together in one Rhizobium bangladeshense window:
- a CDS encoding SRPBCC family protein, whose product MNEGKTKEQDSGVELEFDLGDPPQKVWRAVTIPELRERWLPKEALADPDAITVTPGQEVRYKLRDENPPFVESTVTFTITPNATGGTCLRIVHELTDARFDGMARAPANSNSPLLMLAA is encoded by the coding sequence ATGAACGAAGGGAAGACCAAGGAGCAGGATAGCGGCGTCGAGTTGGAGTTTGACTTGGGCGATCCACCGCAAAAGGTCTGGCGCGCCGTCACCATTCCCGAACTTCGGGAAAGGTGGTTGCCGAAGGAAGCATTGGCTGATCCCGATGCGATCACCGTCACCCCCGGCCAGGAAGTTCGCTACAAACTGCGTGACGAAAACCCGCCTTTCGTTGAAAGCACCGTGACGTTCACGATCACCCCGAATGCCACTGGCGGCACCTGCCTTCGGATCGTCCACGAACTGACGGACGCAAGATTCGATGGAATGGCAAGAGCGCCGGCCAACAGCAACAGCCCGCTCCTCATGCTCGCCGCCTGA
- a CDS encoding ABCB family ABC transporter ATP-binding protein/permease, whose product MANGKTVSESHLLQTLFNLWPYMWPAGRTDLKMRVVWASVYLLISKFVLLLVPYFFKWSTDALNGKIDLVGAVPPLLAGAIALVIAYNVTRLIQLGLNQLRDALFASVGQHAVRQLAYKTFVHMHELSLRFHLERKTGGLSRIIERGTKGIETIVRFTILNSVPTVIEFLLTAVIFWWGYGFSYLAITAFTVWAYIWFTIRASDWRIAIRRSMNDSDTDANTKAIDSLLNFETVKYFGNEEMEAKRFDKSMERYEKAATDVWTSLGWLNFGQGVIFGIGTTIMLVLSALAVQRGEQTIGDFVFVNSMLLQLSVPLNFIGFVYREIRQGLTDIEQMFDLLEVKAEVKDAPDATELSIGKGAISFKDVHFAYDQARPILKGISFDVPAGKTVAVVGPSGAGKSTLSRLLYRFYDIQSGTITIDGQDIRTVTQKSLRSVIGMVPQDTVLFNDTVAYNIRYGRTSASDSEVFAAAEVAQIAHFIEALPEGFDTKVGERGLKLSGGEKQRVAIARTILKAPPILILDEATSALDTTTEREIQTALDVVSKNRTTLVIAHRLSTVIGADEIIVLKSGEIAERGTHAALLERNGLYASMWNRQREATQAEEHLKQVRESDEMGVVTRLAPAG is encoded by the coding sequence ATGGCAAACGGCAAGACAGTCTCGGAATCACATTTACTGCAGACGCTTTTCAACCTCTGGCCCTATATGTGGCCGGCCGGGCGAACCGACCTCAAGATGCGTGTCGTCTGGGCGTCGGTCTATCTGCTGATCTCCAAGTTCGTCCTGCTACTTGTTCCCTATTTCTTCAAGTGGTCAACCGATGCGTTGAACGGCAAGATCGACCTTGTCGGCGCGGTACCGCCGCTCCTTGCCGGGGCCATCGCTCTTGTCATCGCCTATAACGTTACCCGGCTGATCCAGCTCGGGCTCAATCAACTGCGCGACGCGCTCTTTGCCAGTGTCGGGCAACATGCGGTGCGCCAACTCGCCTACAAGACATTCGTGCATATGCACGAGTTGTCGCTGCGCTTCCATCTGGAGCGCAAGACCGGCGGGCTGTCGCGCATCATCGAGCGCGGCACCAAGGGCATCGAGACCATCGTGCGTTTCACGATCCTCAATTCCGTTCCGACCGTCATCGAATTCCTGTTGACGGCGGTGATTTTCTGGTGGGGCTACGGCTTCTCCTATCTTGCCATCACCGCCTTTACCGTCTGGGCCTACATCTGGTTCACGATCCGCGCATCCGACTGGCGCATCGCCATTCGCCGGTCGATGAACGACAGCGACACCGACGCCAACACCAAGGCGATCGACTCCCTCCTCAATTTCGAGACCGTCAAATATTTCGGCAACGAGGAGATGGAGGCCAAACGCTTCGACAAATCCATGGAGCGCTACGAGAAGGCGGCGACAGATGTCTGGACGTCGCTCGGCTGGCTGAACTTCGGCCAAGGCGTCATTTTTGGCATCGGCACGACCATCATGCTGGTACTGTCGGCGCTGGCGGTGCAGCGTGGTGAGCAGACGATCGGTGACTTCGTCTTCGTCAATTCGATGCTGCTGCAGCTTTCCGTACCGCTTAACTTCATCGGTTTCGTCTACCGCGAAATCCGCCAGGGCTTGACCGACATCGAGCAGATGTTCGACCTGCTCGAGGTGAAGGCCGAGGTCAAGGACGCGCCCGATGCCACAGAGCTCAGTATCGGCAAAGGTGCGATCTCCTTCAAGGACGTGCACTTCGCCTACGACCAGGCCCGTCCGATCCTCAAAGGCATTTCATTCGACGTGCCGGCCGGCAAGACGGTCGCCGTCGTCGGGCCGTCGGGTGCCGGCAAATCGACGCTGTCGCGGCTGCTCTACCGTTTCTACGATATCCAGAGCGGCACGATCACCATCGACGGCCAGGATATCCGCACGGTGACGCAGAAGAGCCTGCGCTCGGTGATCGGGATGGTGCCGCAGGATACGGTGCTGTTCAACGACACTGTGGCCTACAATATCCGCTACGGCCGCACATCGGCGAGCGATAGCGAGGTGTTTGCAGCGGCTGAGGTGGCGCAGATCGCCCATTTCATCGAGGCGCTGCCAGAAGGCTTCGATACCAAGGTCGGCGAGCGCGGGCTCAAGCTTTCCGGCGGCGAGAAGCAGCGTGTGGCGATCGCCCGCACCATCCTGAAGGCACCGCCGATCCTGATCCTCGACGAGGCGACATCAGCCCTCGACACGACCACGGAACGAGAAATCCAGACAGCCCTCGACGTGGTCTCGAAGAACCGGACGACCTTGGTTATCGCCCACCGGCTTTCTACCGTCATCGGCGCCGACGAGATCATCGTGCTCAAAAGCGGCGAGATCGCCGAGCGCGGCACGCATGCCGCCCTGCTTGAAAGGAACGGCCTCTACGCCTCGATGTGGAATCGTCAGCGCGAGGCGACACAGGCCGAGGAGCATTTGAAGCAGGTGCGCGAAAGCGACGAGATGGGCGTGGTCACGCGGCTTGCCCCGGCAGGCTGA
- a CDS encoding phosphatidylserine decarboxylase — MSLFNTVRNTIVPVHKEGYPFVAAFFVASLVLGWIFEPLFWIGMIFTLWCAYFFRDPERVTPQDDDLVISPADGRVSAIQMVTPPAELDLGSEPMLRISVFMNVFNCHVNRAPMRGRIVSINYRSGSFVNAELDKASEDNERNGLVIETRHGQIGVVQIAGLVARRILCWANTNEPLDAGERFGLIRFGSRLDVFLPAGAAPRVSLGQTAIAGETVIAEFASAKGPVISRRS, encoded by the coding sequence ATGAGCCTGTTCAACACGGTTCGCAACACGATCGTGCCCGTGCACAAGGAGGGTTATCCCTTCGTCGCCGCCTTCTTCGTCGCGTCGCTGGTCCTTGGCTGGATCTTCGAGCCGCTCTTCTGGATCGGTATGATCTTTACGCTCTGGTGCGCCTATTTCTTCCGTGATCCCGAGCGGGTGACCCCGCAGGACGACGATCTCGTGATCTCTCCGGCCGACGGCAGGGTCTCGGCGATCCAGATGGTGACCCCGCCGGCGGAGCTCGACCTCGGCTCGGAGCCGATGCTGCGCATCTCGGTCTTCATGAACGTCTTCAACTGCCATGTGAACCGGGCGCCGATGCGCGGGCGCATCGTCAGCATAAACTACCGCTCCGGCAGCTTCGTCAACGCCGAGCTCGACAAGGCCAGCGAAGACAACGAGCGCAACGGACTGGTGATCGAAACCCGGCACGGCCAGATCGGTGTCGTACAGATTGCCGGCCTGGTGGCGCGGCGTATCCTCTGCTGGGCAAACACCAACGAGCCTCTGGACGCCGGCGAACGCTTCGGACTGATCCGTTTCGGCTCGCGACTCGACGTGTTCCTGCCCGCCGGCGCGGCACCACGCGTTTCGCTCGGCCAGACGGCGATTGCCGGGGAGACGGTCATCGCCGAATTCGCCTCGGCCAAGGGCCCCGTCATCAGCCGCCGCAGCTAA
- the pssA gene encoding CDP-diacylglycerol--serine O-phosphatidyltransferase, translated as METPFPPFEPNGPDDSARGPRLREIPFRLVFPNLITILAICAGLTGIRLAFENRYELAVAMVLLAAFLDGIDGRVARLMKATSKFGGQMDSLADIVNFGVAPALVVYVFALDQARSLGWIAALIYAIAAGLRLARFNVMAERENKASWQSEYFVGVPAPAGAMLVLLPVYLGFLGLATDRTFAYLSSIYTVAIAFLLISRLPVWSGKSEGNKLRRDLVLPMMLGVVLYVALLMSYTWEVMVFTVAAYLVSLPFGARKWQRKYGTLTIEEPGVGDDDIGRHI; from the coding sequence ATGGAAACACCCTTTCCGCCTTTCGAGCCAAACGGGCCGGATGATTCAGCCCGCGGTCCGCGCCTGCGCGAGATCCCCTTCCGCCTCGTCTTTCCAAACCTCATCACCATTCTGGCGATCTGCGCGGGGTTGACCGGCATCCGGCTCGCTTTCGAGAACCGTTACGAGCTCGCGGTCGCTATGGTGCTGCTCGCTGCATTCCTCGACGGGATTGACGGGCGCGTGGCGCGGCTGATGAAGGCGACCTCGAAATTCGGCGGGCAGATGGATTCGCTTGCCGATATCGTCAATTTCGGCGTCGCGCCCGCGCTCGTCGTATATGTTTTTGCTCTCGATCAGGCTCGTTCGCTCGGCTGGATCGCCGCCTTGATCTATGCGATCGCCGCGGGGCTTCGCCTTGCCCGCTTCAATGTGATGGCCGAACGCGAAAACAAGGCCAGCTGGCAATCGGAATATTTCGTCGGCGTGCCGGCGCCTGCCGGCGCCATGCTGGTGCTGCTGCCGGTCTATCTCGGCTTCCTCGGTCTGGCGACGGACCGCACCTTCGCCTACCTCTCTTCAATCTATACCGTCGCCATTGCCTTCCTGCTAATCAGCCGGCTACCGGTTTGGTCGGGCAAATCAGAAGGCAACAAGCTGCGGCGCGATCTTGTGCTGCCGATGATGCTCGGCGTCGTGCTCTATGTGGCTCTGCTGATGAGCTACACTTGGGAGGTCATGGTCTTTACCGTTGCCGCCTATCTCGTATCGCTTCCCTTCGGGGCGCGGAAGTGGCAGCGGAAATATGGAACCCTGACGATCGAGGAACCTGGCGTCGGCGACGACGATATCGGCCGGCACATCTGA
- a CDS encoding ATP-dependent Clp protease proteolytic subunit: MREAMQLVPMVIEQSSRGERSFDIYSRLLRERIIFLNGEVNDTVSALVCAQLLFLEGENPNKPINLYINSPGGVVTSGLAMYDTMRFIHAPVHTLCMGTARSMGSFLLMAGEPGERAALPNASILIHQPSGGFQGQASDMLIHAEEILKTKQRMTRLYAEHCGRPYEDFERGMDRDRFMTAEEALEWGLIDRILKVREDTISL; encoded by the coding sequence ATGCGCGAAGCGATGCAACTCGTCCCTATGGTCATAGAACAGTCCAGCCGCGGGGAGCGATCCTTTGATATCTATTCCCGGCTTCTGCGCGAGCGGATTATCTTCCTCAATGGCGAGGTCAACGATACCGTTTCGGCGCTCGTCTGCGCGCAACTGCTGTTTCTGGAAGGGGAGAACCCCAACAAGCCGATCAACCTCTATATCAATTCGCCGGGCGGCGTCGTGACCAGCGGCCTAGCCATGTACGACACCATGCGCTTCATCCATGCGCCGGTTCATACACTTTGCATGGGGACGGCCCGTTCAATGGGATCGTTCCTGCTGATGGCAGGCGAACCCGGCGAAAGAGCCGCATTACCCAATGCCAGCATCCTCATCCACCAGCCCTCCGGCGGCTTTCAAGGTCAGGCTTCCGACATGCTGATTCATGCCGAGGAAATTTTAAAGACCAAGCAGCGCATGACGCGGCTCTACGCGGAGCATTGCGGACGGCCGTACGAAGACTTTGAGCGCGGGATGGATCGCGACCGCTTTATGACGGCGGAGGAAGCGCTTGAATGGGGTCTTATAGACCGTATTCTGAAGGTTCGGGAAGACACGATCAGCCTATAA
- a CDS encoding ArsR/SmtB family transcription factor, which yields MVENDFFRALADPTRRAIFEKLAAGSMNASALREGMEISQPAMSQHLAVLRSAKLVREQRQGRFVNYEVNPDGLALIAQWLAKYRAYWPERIAALKVLLKDMDQ from the coding sequence ATGGTTGAGAATGACTTTTTCCGAGCTTTGGCAGACCCGACCCGCCGTGCGATCTTTGAGAAACTGGCGGCAGGGAGCATGAACGCTAGTGCCCTGCGCGAGGGCATGGAGATTAGCCAGCCGGCGATGTCGCAACACCTCGCAGTTCTGCGAAGTGCAAAGCTCGTGAGGGAACAACGACAGGGTCGTTTCGTGAATTACGAAGTCAACCCCGATGGGTTGGCTCTCATCGCCCAGTGGCTCGCAAAATACCGCGCCTATTGGCCGGAGCGTATCGCAGCACTCAAAGTCTTGCTGAAGGACATGGATCAATGA